One window of the Klebsiella sp. WP3-W18-ESBL-02 genome contains the following:
- the nrdR gene encoding transcriptional regulator NrdR — protein sequence MHCPFCFAVDTKVIDSRLVGEGSSVRRRRQCLVCNERFTTFEVAELVMPRVVKSNDVREPFNEDKLRSGMLRALEKRPVSADDVEMAINHIKSHLRATGEREVPSKLLGNLVMEQLKKLDKVAYIRFASVYRSFEDIKEFGEEIARLQD from the coding sequence ATGCACTGCCCATTCTGTTTCGCCGTAGACACTAAAGTGATTGACTCCCGTCTTGTGGGAGAAGGTTCCTCCGTTCGCCGCCGTCGGCAATGCCTGGTGTGTAACGAACGTTTCACCACCTTTGAGGTGGCTGAACTGGTGATGCCGCGCGTGGTAAAAAGTAACGACGTGCGCGAACCGTTCAACGAAGACAAGCTGCGCAGCGGTATGCTCAGAGCGCTGGAAAAGCGCCCGGTGAGCGCCGATGACGTAGAAATGGCGATTAATCATATTAAATCGCACCTGCGCGCGACCGGCGAGCGTGAAGTACCTAGCAAGCTGCTGGGTAATCTGGTCATGGAGCAGCTGAAAAAGCTGGATAAAGTGGCCTACATCCGCTTTGCGTCGGTGTACCGCAGCTTTGAAGATATCAAAGAGTTCGGCGAGGAAATCGCCCGCTTACAGGACTAA
- a CDS encoding DUF3251 domain-containing protein: MTRRYLRIALLGSLVSLSACAQQSEVRQMHQSISALSSEMTQLNKETVKITQQNALNAKSTQGAYLLPGANTPARLNSQIGTLRMSLRNVAANAQGTALTLRIQGESNDPLPAFTGTVEWGQIQGTTERYQEVNVQNQLFSAPASVLAPSDVDIPLQLNGVTPDQLGFVRIHDVQPAGVQ; encoded by the coding sequence ATGACAAGACGTTACCTAAGAATAGCCCTGCTGGGAAGCCTCGTCAGCCTGAGCGCCTGCGCGCAGCAGTCGGAAGTGAGGCAAATGCACCAGAGCATTAGCGCATTGAGCAGCGAGATGACGCAGCTTAACAAAGAAACGGTGAAGATTACCCAGCAAAACGCGCTGAATGCAAAATCGACCCAGGGCGCGTATCTGCTGCCGGGCGCCAACACGCCGGCTCGGCTGAATAGCCAGATTGGCACGCTGCGTATGTCGTTGCGTAACGTCGCCGCTAACGCCCAGGGCACGGCGTTAACGCTGCGTATTCAAGGGGAATCCAACGATCCGCTTCCGGCGTTTACCGGCACCGTCGAATGGGGACAGATCCAGGGCACGACCGAACGCTATCAGGAAGTGAACGTACAGAATCAGCTGTTCTCCGCCCCGGCTAGCGTGCTGGCACCCAGCGACGTCGATATTCCTCTGCAGCTGAATGGCGTCACGCCAGATCAGCTGGGCTTCGTCCGTATTCACGACGTCCAGCCCGCCGGCGTACAGTAA
- a CDS encoding nucleoside-specific channel-forming protein Tsx — MKKTLLAAGAALALTASFTANAAGDSQPQYVSDWWHQSVNVVGSYHTRFSPKLNNDVYLEYEAFAKKDWLDFYGYIDIPKTFDWGNGNDKGVWSDGSPLFMEIEPRFSIDKLTGADLSFGPFKEWYIANNYIYDMGDNKASRQSTWYMGLGTDIDTGLPMSLSMNVYAKYQWQNYGAANENEWDGYRFKVKYFVPISDLWGGKLSYIGFTNFDWGSDLGDEPNRTSNSIASSHILALNYDHWHYSVVARYFHNGGQWQGGNTLNWGEGDFNAKSTGWGGYLVVGYNF, encoded by the coding sequence ATGAAAAAAACATTACTGGCAGCCGGTGCCGCGCTGGCGCTTACCGCATCTTTCACTGCTAACGCAGCAGGCGACTCTCAGCCGCAGTATGTCTCTGACTGGTGGCATCAGAGCGTAAACGTGGTAGGTAGCTACCACACCCGTTTCTCCCCGAAACTGAACAACGACGTTTATCTGGAGTACGAAGCCTTCGCCAAGAAAGACTGGCTGGACTTCTACGGCTATATCGATATTCCGAAAACCTTCGACTGGGGTAACGGCAACGATAAAGGCGTATGGTCTGACGGCTCCCCGCTGTTCATGGAGATCGAGCCGCGCTTCTCTATCGATAAGCTGACCGGCGCCGACCTGAGCTTCGGCCCGTTCAAAGAGTGGTATATCGCCAACAACTACATCTACGATATGGGTGACAACAAGGCCAGCCGCCAGAGCACCTGGTATATGGGTCTGGGTACCGATATCGACACCGGCCTGCCAATGAGCCTGTCCATGAACGTGTATGCTAAATACCAGTGGCAGAACTACGGCGCAGCGAACGAAAACGAGTGGGACGGCTACCGCTTCAAAGTGAAATACTTTGTACCGATTAGCGACCTGTGGGGCGGCAAGCTGAGCTACATCGGCTTCACCAACTTCGACTGGGGTTCAGACCTGGGCGATGAACCAAACCGTACCAGCAACTCTATCGCGTCCAGCCATATCCTGGCGCTGAACTACGATCACTGGCACTACTCTGTTGTTGCCCGTTACTTCCATAACGGCGGCCAGTGGCAGGGTGGCAATACCCTGAACTGGGGCGAAGGCGACTTCAACGCGAAGTCTACCGGTTGGGGTGGTTACCTGGTTGTAGGTTACAACTTCTAA
- a CDS encoding type I toxin-antitoxin system toxin Ldr family protein — protein MTLTEVCIIVWHDLAAPTLVGIATGLFLGWWHSQR, from the coding sequence ATGACGCTCACGGAAGTTTGCATTATTGTCTGGCACGATCTGGCAGCACCAACGCTGGTCGGTATTGCGACAGGTCTGTTTTTAGGCTGGTGGCATAGTCAGAGATAA
- the yajD gene encoding HNH nuclease YajD: protein MAIIPKNYVRLESGYREKALKLFPWVCGRCSREFVYSNLRELTVHHMDHDHTNNPEDGSNWELLCLFCHDHEHSKYTEADQYGSTVVAGEDAQKDVGEATYNPFADLKAMLNKKK from the coding sequence ATGGCCATCATCCCAAAAAACTACGTGCGGCTGGAAAGCGGCTACCGTGAAAAAGCGCTGAAACTGTTCCCGTGGGTGTGCGGGCGCTGCTCGCGCGAGTTCGTCTACTCCAACCTGCGTGAGCTGACGGTTCATCATATGGATCACGACCACACCAATAACCCGGAAGATGGCAGCAACTGGGAGCTTCTGTGCCTGTTCTGCCACGATCACGAGCACTCAAAATATACCGAGGCGGACCAGTACGGTTCAACGGTGGTGGCCGGGGAAGATGCGCAGAAAGATGTCGGTGAAGCGACCTATAACCCGTTTGCTGACCTGAAAGCTATGCTGAACAAAAAGAAATAA
- the secF gene encoding protein translocase subunit SecF — protein MAQEYTVEQLNHGRKVYDFMRWDYWAFGISGVLLIAAIVVMGVRGFNWGLDFTGGTVIEITLEKPAEMDVMRDALEKAGFVDPLLQNFGSSHDIMVRMPPTKGAEGGQVLGSKVLSVINESTNQNAAVKRIEFVGPSVGADLAQTGAMALLVALISILVYVGFRFEWRLAAGVVISLAHDVIITLGILSLFQIEIDLTIVASLMSVIGYSLNDSIVVSDRIRENFRKIRRGTPYEIFNVSLTQTLHRTLITSGTTLVVILMLYLFGGPVLEGFSLTMLIGVSIGTASSIYVASALALKLGMKREHMLQQKVEKEGADQPSILP, from the coding sequence GTGGCACAGGAATATACTGTTGAACAATTGAACCACGGCCGTAAAGTCTATGACTTTATGCGCTGGGACTACTGGGCTTTCGGCATCTCTGGCGTCTTGCTGATTGCGGCCATCGTCGTGATGGGCGTACGCGGCTTTAACTGGGGTCTCGATTTCACCGGTGGTACGGTGATTGAAATCACGCTGGAAAAACCGGCTGAGATGGACGTGATGCGCGATGCGCTGGAGAAAGCGGGCTTTGTTGACCCGCTTCTGCAGAACTTCGGTAGCAGCCATGACATTATGGTACGTATGCCGCCTACAAAAGGGGCGGAAGGCGGCCAGGTGTTGGGCAGCAAGGTGCTGAGCGTGATTAACGAGTCCACCAACCAGAACGCCGCGGTGAAGCGTATTGAGTTCGTGGGGCCTAGCGTAGGGGCCGATCTGGCGCAAACCGGCGCGATGGCGCTGCTGGTGGCGCTGATCTCTATCCTGGTGTACGTCGGTTTCCGCTTTGAGTGGCGACTGGCGGCGGGGGTCGTTATCTCGCTGGCGCACGACGTGATCATCACGCTTGGGATCCTGTCGCTGTTCCAGATTGAGATTGACCTGACCATCGTGGCCTCGTTGATGTCGGTCATCGGCTACTCGCTCAACGACAGTATCGTGGTATCTGACCGTATTCGTGAGAACTTCCGCAAGATTCGTCGCGGTACGCCTTACGAAATCTTTAACGTGTCGCTGACCCAGACGCTGCACCGTACGTTGATTACCTCCGGTACCACGTTAGTGGTCATTCTGATGCTGTACCTCTTCGGTGGTCCGGTACTGGAAGGCTTCTCGCTGACCATGCTGATCGGTGTTTCCATCGGTACTGCGTCGTCTATCTACGTGGCATCGGCGCTGGCGCTGAAGCTGGGTATGAAGCGCGAGCACATGCTGCAGCAGAAAGTCGAGAAAGAAGGGGCGGATCAGCCGTCTATTCTGCCGTAA
- the secD gene encoding protein translocase subunit SecD: protein MLNRYPLWKYIMLVVVIIVGLLYALPNLYGEDPAVQITGVRGVAASEQTLIQVQKTLQEEKITAKSVALEEGAILARFDTTDIQLRAREALMSVLGDKYVVALNLAPATPRWLAAIHAEPMKLGLDLRGGVHFLMEVDMDTALGKLQEQNIDSLRSDLREKNIPYSNVRKEDNYGLSITFRDANARDQAIAYLTPRHRDMVISAQGSTALRAVMTDARLSEAREYAVQQNINILRNRVNQLGVAEPVVQRQGADRIVVELPGIQDTARAKEILGATATLEFRLVNTNVDQAAAASGRVPGDSEVKNTREGQPVVLYKRVILTGDHITDSTSSQDEYNQPQVNISLDSAGGNIMSNFTKDNIGKPMATLFVEYKDSGKKDANGRAVLVKQEEVINIANIQSRLGNSFRITGIGNPNEARQLSLLLRAGALIAPIQIVEERTIGPTLGMQNIKQGLEACLAGLVVSILFMIFFYKKFGLIATSALIANLVLIVGIMSLLPGATLSMPGIAGIVLTLAVAVDANVLINERIKEELSNGRSVQQAINEGYAGAFSSIFDANITTLIKVLILYAVGTGAIKGFAITTGIGVATSMFTAIVGTRAIVNLLYGGKRINKLSI from the coding sequence GTGTTAAACCGTTATCCTTTGTGGAAGTACATCATGCTGGTCGTCGTGATTATCGTCGGCCTGCTTTACGCACTTCCCAACCTGTATGGTGAGGATCCGGCCGTTCAAATCACTGGCGTGCGCGGTGTCGCCGCCAGTGAGCAAACGCTGATCCAGGTCCAGAAAACGTTACAAGAAGAAAAAATTACCGCTAAGTCTGTGGCACTGGAAGAGGGCGCAATTCTTGCGCGCTTCGACACCACCGACATCCAGCTGCGCGCGCGTGAAGCGTTGATGAGCGTACTGGGTGACAAATATGTCGTGGCGCTTAACCTTGCTCCGGCAACGCCGCGCTGGCTGGCTGCGATTCACGCAGAGCCGATGAAGCTCGGTCTTGATCTGCGTGGTGGCGTTCACTTCCTGATGGAAGTGGATATGGACACCGCGTTGGGCAAGCTGCAGGAACAAAATATCGACAGTCTGCGCAGCGATCTGCGTGAGAAAAACATCCCGTATTCCAACGTTCGTAAAGAAGACAACTACGGTCTGAGCATTACGTTCCGTGACGCTAACGCTCGCGACCAGGCGATTGCGTACCTGACCCCGCGTCACCGCGATATGGTGATTAGCGCGCAGGGAAGTACAGCGCTGCGTGCGGTCATGACCGACGCTCGTCTGAGCGAAGCGCGTGAGTACGCGGTTCAGCAGAACATTAACATTCTGCGTAACCGTGTTAATCAGTTGGGCGTTGCTGAGCCAGTAGTTCAGCGTCAGGGTGCTGACCGCATTGTGGTTGAGCTGCCGGGTATTCAGGATACGGCGCGAGCCAAAGAGATTCTGGGCGCGACCGCGACGCTGGAATTCCGTCTGGTCAATACCAACGTCGATCAGGCGGCTGCCGCATCTGGCCGCGTGCCGGGCGACTCTGAAGTGAAAAACACCCGCGAAGGCCAGCCGGTTGTGCTGTACAAGCGTGTGATTCTGACCGGTGACCATATCACCGACTCCACTTCGAGCCAGGATGAGTACAACCAGCCGCAGGTGAACATCTCACTCGATAGCGCGGGTGGTAACATCATGTCTAACTTCACTAAGGACAACATCGGTAAGCCGATGGCGACCCTGTTCGTGGAGTACAAAGACAGCGGTAAGAAGGACGCCAACGGCCGCGCCGTGCTGGTGAAACAGGAAGAGGTGATTAACATCGCCAACATCCAGTCTCGCCTGGGTAACAGCTTCCGTATCACCGGTATCGGCAACCCGAATGAAGCACGTCAGCTGTCGCTGCTGCTGCGCGCGGGTGCGTTGATTGCGCCAATCCAGATTGTGGAAGAGCGTACCATCGGCCCAACGCTGGGTATGCAGAACATCAAGCAGGGTCTGGAAGCCTGTCTGGCCGGCCTGGTGGTCTCTATCCTGTTTATGATCTTCTTCTATAAGAAGTTCGGTCTGATTGCGACCAGCGCGCTGATTGCTAACCTGGTGCTGATCGTCGGTATCATGTCGCTGCTGCCTGGCGCAACGTTGAGTATGCCAGGGATAGCGGGGATTGTGTTAACCCTTGCCGTTGCGGTCGATGCTAACGTTCTGATCAACGAACGTATCAAAGAAGAGTTGAGCAACGGGCGTTCGGTCCAGCAGGCGATCAACGAGGGCTATGCCGGCGCGTTCAGTTCCATCTTCGATGCGAACATCACGACGCTGATTAAAGTCCTGATCCTGTACGCAGTCGGTACCGGTGCCATTAAAGGGTTCGCGATTACGACCGGTATCGGTGTTGCAACGTCGATGTTTACCGCGATTGTAGGTACTCGTGCCATCGTAAACCTGTTGTATGGCGGCAAACGCATCAACAAGCTGTCAATCTGA
- the yajC gene encoding preprotein translocase subunit YajC, with the protein MSFFISDAVAATGAPAQGSPMSLILMLVVFGLIFYFMILRPQQKRTKEHKNLMNSIAKGDEVLTNGGLVGRVTKVAETGYIAIALNDTTEVVIKRDFVAAVLPKGTMKAL; encoded by the coding sequence ATGAGCTTTTTTATTTCTGATGCGGTAGCGGCAACAGGTGCTCCGGCGCAGGGCAGCCCGATGTCTCTGATTCTGATGCTGGTGGTATTTGGTCTGATTTTCTACTTCATGATCCTGCGTCCACAGCAAAAGCGCACCAAAGAGCACAAAAATCTGATGAACTCCATCGCAAAAGGCGATGAAGTCCTGACTAACGGTGGCTTGGTAGGTCGTGTGACCAAAGTAGCGGAAACTGGCTACATTGCTATCGCACTGAACGACACCACTGAAGTGGTTATCAAACGTGACTTCGTAGCTGCCGTTCTGCCGAAAGGCACCATGAAGGCGCTGTAA
- the tgt gene encoding tRNA guanosine(34) transglycosylase Tgt gives MKFELDTTDGRARRGRLVFDRGVVETPAFMPVGTYGTVKGMTPEEVEATGAQIILGNTFHLWLRPGQEIMKLHGDLHDFMQWKGPILTDSGGFQVFSLGDIRKITEQGVHFRNPINGDPIFLDPEKSMEIQYDLGSDIVMIFDECTPYPADWDYAKRSMEMSLRWAKRSRDRFDGLGNKNALFGIIQGSVYEDLRDISVKGLVEIGFDGYAVGGLAVGEPKEDMHRILEHVCPQIPADKPRYLMGVGKPEDLVEGVRRGIDMFDCVMPTRNARNGHLFVTDGVVKIRNAKHKSDTSPLDAECDCYTCRNYSRAYLHHLDRCNEILGARLNTIHNLRYYQRLMAGLRKAIEEGKLESFVADFYQRQGRSVPPLNVD, from the coding sequence ATGAAATTTGAACTGGACACCACAGACGGTCGCGCTCGCCGCGGCCGCCTGGTTTTCGATCGTGGCGTAGTGGAAACGCCTGCTTTTATGCCGGTGGGGACTTACGGCACCGTGAAAGGCATGACGCCGGAAGAAGTTGAAGCCACCGGCGCGCAGATTATCCTCGGCAATACCTTCCACCTGTGGCTGCGCCCGGGTCAGGAAATCATGAAGCTGCACGGCGACCTGCACGATTTCATGCAGTGGAAAGGCCCAATCCTGACCGACTCCGGCGGTTTCCAGGTCTTTAGCCTGGGCGATATCCGTAAGATCACCGAGCAGGGCGTGCATTTCCGCAACCCGATCAACGGCGATCCGATTTTCCTCGATCCGGAAAAATCCATGGAGATTCAGTACGATCTCGGTTCCGACATCGTGATGATCTTCGACGAATGTACGCCGTACCCGGCGGACTGGGACTACGCGAAGCGCTCCATGGAGATGTCTCTGCGCTGGGCAAAACGCAGCCGTGACCGCTTTGACGGTCTGGGTAACAAAAATGCGCTGTTTGGCATCATCCAGGGCAGCGTTTACGAAGATTTACGTGATATCTCCGTGAAAGGTCTGGTAGAGATAGGCTTTGATGGCTACGCTGTCGGCGGTTTGGCGGTCGGCGAGCCGAAGGAAGACATGCACCGTATTCTGGAGCACGTTTGCCCGCAGATTCCGGCCGACAAGCCGCGCTACCTGATGGGGGTGGGCAAACCGGAAGATCTGGTTGAAGGCGTACGCCGCGGTATCGATATGTTTGACTGCGTCATGCCAACGCGTAACGCCCGTAACGGTCACCTGTTTGTGACCGACGGCGTGGTGAAAATCCGCAATGCGAAGCATAAAAGCGATACCAGCCCGCTCGATGCCGAGTGTGATTGCTACACTTGTCGCAATTATTCACGTGCATACTTGCATCATCTTGACCGTTGCAACGAAATATTGGGCGCGCGCCTCAATACCATTCATAACCTTCGTTACTACCAGCGCTTAATGGCTGGTTTACGCAAGGCTATTGAAGAGGGTAAATTAGAGAGCTTCGTGGCCGATTTTTACCAACGTCAGGGGCGCTCCGTTCCACCTTTGAACGTTGATTAA
- the queA gene encoding tRNA preQ1(34) S-adenosylmethionine ribosyltransferase-isomerase QueA has protein sequence MRVTDFSFELPESLIAHYPQAERSSCRLLSLDGPTGALTHGTFTDLLDKLNPGDLLVFNNTRVIPARLFGRKASGGKIEVLVERMLDDKRILAHIRASKAPKPGAELLLGDDESIKATMVARHDALFEVEFDDARSVLDILNAIGHMPLPPYIDRPDEDADRELYQTVYSEKPGAVAAPTAGLHFDEPLLARLREKGIEMAFVTLHVGAGTFQPVRVDSIEDHIMHSEYAEVPQDVVDAVLAAKARGNRVVAVGTTSVRSLESAAQAAKDELIAPFFGDTQIFIFPGYQYQVIDALVTNFHLPESTLIMLVSAFAGYKNTMNAYHEAVKAEYRFFSYGDAMFITYNPQAISERVGD, from the coding sequence ATGCGCGTTACCGATTTCTCCTTTGAATTACCTGAATCCCTGATTGCCCACTACCCGCAGGCCGAGCGCAGCAGCTGTCGCTTACTGTCTCTGGACGGGCCAACGGGCGCGCTGACGCACGGTACTTTCACCGATTTGCTCGATAAGCTCAACCCTGGCGATCTGCTGGTCTTTAACAACACCCGCGTGATCCCGGCGCGCCTGTTTGGCCGCAAAGCCAGCGGCGGCAAGATTGAAGTGCTGGTCGAGCGTATGCTGGATGATAAACGTATTCTGGCACATATTCGCGCCTCTAAAGCGCCGAAACCGGGCGCCGAGCTGCTGCTGGGCGACGACGAGAGCATCAAAGCAACGATGGTTGCGCGCCATGATGCGCTGTTCGAAGTGGAATTTGACGATGCGCGCAGCGTGCTGGATATCCTCAACGCCATCGGCCATATGCCGCTGCCGCCGTATATCGATCGCCCGGACGAAGATGCCGACCGCGAGCTGTATCAAACCGTTTATAGCGAAAAGCCTGGCGCCGTTGCTGCACCGACCGCGGGTCTGCATTTTGACGAGCCGCTGCTGGCCAGGCTTCGTGAGAAAGGCATCGAGATGGCATTCGTGACGCTGCACGTGGGTGCGGGCACTTTCCAGCCGGTGCGCGTCGATAGTATTGAAGACCACATCATGCACTCCGAATATGCGGAAGTGCCGCAGGACGTGGTGGATGCGGTGCTGGCGGCGAAAGCGCGCGGCAACCGCGTGGTGGCGGTTGGCACCACCTCCGTGCGTTCGCTGGAAAGCGCAGCGCAGGCGGCAAAAGATGAACTGATTGCGCCCTTCTTCGGCGATACGCAAATCTTTATTTTCCCTGGCTATCAATACCAGGTGATTGATGCGCTGGTCACCAACTTCCATCTGCCGGAATCAACGCTGATTATGCTGGTATCGGCGTTTGCTGGTTATAAAAACACCATGAACGCCTATCATGAAGCCGTAAAAGCGGAATATCGCTTTTTTAGTTACGGTGATGCCATGTTTATCACGTACAATCCGCAGGCTATTTCTGAGCGTGTCGGGGATTAA
- the acpH gene encoding ACP phosphodiesterase: protein MNFLAHLHLAHLADSSLSGNLLADFVRGNPQQDYPAAVVDGIHMHRRIDVMTDSLPQVKAAREWFRPQTRRVAPISLDVMWDHFLSRHWAQISPDIALTDFVHYAHAEVTHILPQAPARFITLNEHLWSERWLERYSDMDFIQRVLNGMASRRPKLDALRDSWHDLDAHYAGLETHFWQFYPQMMLKAKNKAL from the coding sequence ATGAATTTTCTCGCACACCTGCACCTCGCACACCTCGCCGACAGTTCGCTGTCGGGAAATTTACTGGCCGATTTTGTGCGCGGCAACCCGCAGCAGGACTATCCCGCCGCGGTTGTTGACGGTATTCATATGCACCGACGCATTGACGTGATGACCGACAGCCTGCCGCAGGTGAAAGCGGCCCGTGAGTGGTTCCGTCCGCAAACGCGCCGCGTTGCCCCCATTTCGCTTGATGTCATGTGGGATCACTTTCTGTCGCGTCACTGGGCGCAAATTTCGCCGGATATCGCCCTTACCGACTTTGTGCACTATGCCCATGCGGAAGTCACCCACATTCTACCGCAGGCCCCGGCGCGTTTTATTACCCTCAACGAACACCTCTGGTCAGAGCGCTGGCTGGAGCGCTACAGCGACATGGATTTCATCCAACGCGTCCTCAACGGCATGGCCAGCCGCCGCCCTAAGCTCGACGCCCTGCGCGATTCATGGCACGACCTCGACGCCCATTATGCCGGGCTGGAAACCCATTTCTGGCAGTTTTACCCGCAAATGATGCTCAAAGCGAAAAACAAAGCGCTATAG
- a CDS encoding peroxiredoxin translates to MVLVTRQAPDFTAAAVLGNGEIVEKFNFKQHTQGKATVLFFWPMDFTFVCPSELIAFDKRYEEFQKRGVEVVGVSFDSEFVHNAWRNTPVDKGGIGAVKYAMVADVKREIQQAYGIEHPDEGVALRGSFLIDANGIVRHQVVNDLPLGRNIDEMLRMVDALQFHEEHGEVCPAQWEKGKEGMNASPDGVAKYLSENVSSL, encoded by the coding sequence ATGGTTCTGGTTACTCGTCAAGCGCCTGACTTCACCGCTGCAGCGGTACTGGGCAACGGTGAAATCGTTGAGAAATTCAATTTCAAACAGCACACCCAGGGTAAAGCCACCGTTCTGTTCTTCTGGCCGATGGACTTCACCTTCGTCTGCCCGTCTGAGCTGATTGCCTTCGACAAACGTTACGAAGAGTTCCAGAAGCGCGGCGTTGAAGTGGTTGGCGTCTCTTTTGACTCCGAATTTGTTCACAACGCATGGCGTAACACCCCGGTCGACAAAGGCGGCATCGGTGCGGTGAAATACGCGATGGTGGCTGACGTTAAGCGTGAAATTCAGCAGGCTTACGGTATCGAGCACCCGGACGAAGGCGTTGCGCTGCGCGGTTCCTTCCTGATCGACGCTAACGGCATCGTGCGTCACCAGGTGGTTAACGACCTGCCGCTGGGCCGTAACATTGACGAAATGCTGCGTATGGTTGATGCGCTGCAGTTCCACGAAGAGCACGGCGAAGTGTGCCCGGCACAGTGGGAAAAAGGCAAAGAAGGTATGAACGCGTCTCCGGACGGCGTGGCGAAATACCTGAGCGAAAACGTCTCCAGCCTGTAA
- a CDS encoding DUF3999 domain-containing protein yields the protein MKWINAALCGVLLAASGAALSSESVQESPTDYASGVVLETSGTSPWYRVSLPQTVYKSTAWPDLRDVRVFNHQGDTVPFALVAQKTRSVTPEAIALRLFPLDMSLAPPRDDARTGGESLVFRAKSGVEIHLQSDDVSAIGQSFLLTLPETMTDSLSLAKLRLNWETPAQSWQGKASVYVSRDLRNWRPVQEDAPLLDLTRDNDRLKMDTISASLTLSAQGNRYLLVIFDAKSPAPALRSVSAIAEANEPESEQIVIMAQGERLSDEEAIWRWTRPQPLTSLRIDLASEGVLPVELAWRSDENEPWQPLTKTVLYRLEGKRAEDILFSGQRIQAIRMKTVSARLPQALPALSGARDSYQLVFNAQGKGPYVLAWGNRAAEQADVGLDLLIPASLRTTQPINELPWAVPGDNVTLGGDARLTATSVGEQQSQWQTLLVWGALILGVAVLAFMAWRIWREVKKERAD from the coding sequence ATGAAATGGATTAATGCGGCATTATGCGGCGTGCTGCTCGCCGCCTCGGGGGCCGCGCTCAGCAGCGAAAGCGTTCAGGAATCGCCTACGGATTATGCGTCAGGCGTTGTGCTGGAAACCTCAGGCACATCGCCGTGGTATCGCGTTTCGCTTCCGCAAACGGTCTATAAGAGCACCGCCTGGCCGGATTTGCGCGATGTGCGGGTCTTTAACCATCAGGGGGATACGGTGCCGTTCGCGCTGGTGGCGCAGAAAACCCGGAGCGTGACGCCAGAGGCGATAGCGCTGCGGCTGTTTCCGCTCGATATGTCGCTGGCCCCGCCGCGCGATGATGCACGAACCGGTGGTGAGTCTTTGGTTTTTCGCGCCAAAAGCGGGGTCGAAATTCATTTGCAAAGCGATGACGTCAGCGCCATTGGACAGAGCTTTTTATTGACGCTGCCTGAAACGATGACGGACTCGCTTTCGCTGGCGAAGCTGCGGCTTAACTGGGAGACGCCGGCACAGAGCTGGCAGGGTAAAGCCTCAGTTTATGTCAGCCGTGATTTGCGTAACTGGCGGCCTGTGCAAGAAGACGCGCCGTTGCTGGATCTGACGCGCGATAACGATCGTCTGAAAATGGACACTATCAGCGCCAGCCTGACGCTCTCTGCGCAAGGTAATCGCTACCTGCTGGTGATCTTCGACGCGAAAAGTCCGGCGCCGGCGTTACGCAGCGTCAGCGCCATCGCTGAGGCAAACGAACCCGAGTCAGAGCAGATCGTGATAATGGCTCAGGGGGAGCGGCTATCGGATGAGGAAGCCATCTGGCGCTGGACGCGGCCGCAGCCTCTGACGTCGCTACGTATCGATCTGGCCAGCGAAGGCGTTCTGCCGGTGGAGCTGGCCTGGCGTAGCGATGAAAATGAGCCCTGGCAACCGCTGACAAAAACCGTGCTGTATCGTCTGGAGGGGAAACGCGCAGAAGATATTCTTTTCTCCGGCCAACGTATTCAGGCCATCAGGATGAAAACCGTCAGCGCGCGATTACCGCAGGCGCTTCCCGCGCTGAGCGGCGCGCGCGACAGCTATCAACTGGTGTTTAACGCGCAGGGCAAAGGCCCCTATGTGCTGGCGTGGGGAAATCGGGCCGCAGAGCAGGCCGATGTTGGGCTCGATTTACTGATTCCGGCCTCGCTGCGTACAACGCAGCCCATCAACGAGCTTCCGTGGGCGGTTCCTGGCGATAACGTCACGCTTGGCGGAGACGCGCGGCTGACGGCAACGTCGGTTGGCGAACAGCAAAGCCAGTGGCAAACGCTGCTGGTGTGGGGGGCACTGATACTTGGGGTGGCCGTGCTGGCGTTTATGGCGTGGCGAATCTGGCGGGAAGTGAAAAAAGAACGTGCGGATTAA